The Cerasicoccus sp. TK19100 genome window below encodes:
- the ccoN gene encoding cytochrome-c oxidase, cbb3-type subunit I codes for MSTVKSTNTTTIEYDDKSVRWFLVASVIWALVGLGAGVLIASQLNFWRMNFNMEWLTFGRLRPLHTNAAIFAFVGNMMFAGIYYSTQRLCRCRTASDLLSKIHFWGWQGIIVLAAITLPLGYSRGKEYAELIWPINILVAVIWLVFAANFFWTLAKRNEKSLYVALWFYIATIVTVTMLYVVNHLSLPTSFTHSYPIFGGVQDALVQWWYGHNAVAFFLTTPILGIMYYFVPKAANRPVYSYRLSVIHFWSLVFIYIWAGPHHLLNTALPGWLQTLGMLFSLMLWAPSWGGMLNGLLTLRGAWDKLRTDPVIKFFAAGVTFYGMATFEGPLLSIKSVNALSHYTDWTIGHVHGGTLGWNGFMAAGMFYWLAPRLWNTKLYSQNLANMHFWLGMVGILLYVAAMWVSGITQGLMLNGTVDQGTLLAYPNFLDTLQAIRPMMLFRVIGGGLYLIGFFMMAYNLWKTAKGGQPVNGTVEVESAMKEMTGSATKFRGYLNPPVVYSVLILGSAAVMIFGQGVAFLAGIFFTGVFTLAAISHFEFSGAKWSEWYDQLLEHGLTFTVLTVIAAAIGGMVQIIPTVTMQRAENIEGHLQIPYTSLELTGRDIYVSEGCYNCHSQMIRTMTPDILRYGDYSRLGESIYDHPFQWGSKRTGPDLAREGGDIQSGAELMRIGKRSNDWHYLHLMDPRQVSDGSNMPNYPWLIAKDAKTGTLMSKINAMRMLGVPYDIGLSEEEVMAEYNLQANEIVADLAESGVFVEPNKQIVALIAYLQKLGAFEDNTKVPKQDKPDTSLPFESVATATPANH; via the coding sequence GTGAGCACCGTAAAAAGCACCAACACCACGACCATCGAATACGACGACAAGTCCGTCCGGTGGTTCCTCGTTGCATCCGTCATCTGGGCGCTCGTTGGCCTTGGAGCCGGCGTGCTCATCGCGTCGCAGCTAAACTTCTGGCGGATGAATTTTAACATGGAGTGGCTGACCTTTGGCCGCCTCCGCCCGCTACACACCAACGCCGCGATCTTCGCGTTTGTTGGCAACATGATGTTCGCGGGCATTTATTACTCCACCCAGCGCCTGTGCCGCTGCCGCACGGCGTCCGACCTGCTATCGAAGATTCACTTCTGGGGCTGGCAGGGCATTATCGTGCTGGCGGCCATCACCCTCCCGCTGGGCTACAGCCGCGGTAAGGAATACGCCGAGCTGATCTGGCCGATCAATATCCTTGTCGCCGTCATCTGGCTGGTCTTCGCCGCGAACTTTTTCTGGACGCTCGCTAAGCGCAACGAGAAGAGCCTCTACGTCGCGCTGTGGTTCTACATCGCGACCATCGTCACCGTGACGATGCTCTACGTGGTCAACCACCTCTCGCTGCCGACAAGCTTCACGCACAGCTATCCGATCTTTGGCGGCGTGCAGGACGCGCTTGTCCAATGGTGGTATGGGCACAACGCCGTGGCGTTCTTTTTAACGACGCCGATCCTCGGCATCATGTATTACTTCGTGCCGAAGGCGGCCAACCGTCCGGTATATAGCTACCGTCTCTCGGTCATTCACTTCTGGTCGCTGGTGTTCATTTACATCTGGGCCGGTCCGCACCACTTGCTCAACACCGCCCTGCCCGGCTGGCTGCAAACGCTGGGGATGCTGTTCAGCCTGATGCTCTGGGCTCCCAGCTGGGGCGGCATGCTCAACGGCCTGCTTACCCTGCGCGGCGCGTGGGATAAGCTGCGCACCGACCCGGTGATCAAGTTCTTCGCCGCCGGCGTCACCTTCTACGGCATGGCGACTTTTGAAGGCCCGCTGCTTTCGATCAAATCCGTTAACGCGCTCTCGCACTACACGGACTGGACGATCGGTCACGTGCACGGTGGCACGCTCGGCTGGAATGGCTTCATGGCCGCCGGGATGTTCTACTGGCTCGCACCGAGACTTTGGAATACAAAGCTTTACTCGCAGAACCTCGCCAACATGCACTTCTGGTTGGGCATGGTCGGCATCCTGCTCTACGTAGCGGCCATGTGGGTCTCCGGCATTACGCAAGGACTCATGCTCAACGGCACCGTTGACCAGGGCACCCTGCTCGCCTACCCGAACTTCCTCGACACGCTGCAGGCCATCCGCCCGATGATGCTCTTCCGTGTGATCGGCGGCGGGCTCTACCTGATCGGCTTCTTCATGATGGCCTATAACCTCTGGAAAACCGCCAAGGGCGGACAGCCGGTCAACGGCACGGTCGAAGTGGAATCCGCCATGAAGGAAATGACCGGCAGCGCCACGAAGTTCCGCGGTTACCTGAACCCGCCCGTCGTTTACAGCGTGCTGATCCTTGGCTCGGCCGCGGTGATGATCTTCGGGCAAGGCGTGGCGTTCCTCGCGGGCATCTTCTTCACCGGCGTCTTTACGCTGGCGGCGATCTCGCACTTCGAGTTCAGCGGCGCCAAGTGGAGCGAGTGGTATGACCAACTGCTGGAGCACGGCTTGACCTTTACCGTGTTGACCGTCATCGCCGCAGCCATTGGTGGCATGGTGCAGATCATCCCCACGGTCACCATGCAACGCGCCGAGAACATTGAGGGGCATTTGCAAATCCCCTACACCTCGCTGGAGCTGACCGGCCGCGACATCTACGTGAGCGAGGGTTGCTACAACTGCCACTCGCAGATGATCCGCACGATGACGCCCGACATCCTCCGCTACGGCGACTACTCGCGCCTCGGTGAATCCATTTATGACCACCCGTTCCAGTGGGGCTCCAAGCGCACCGGGCCGGACCTCGCCCGCGAAGGCGGCGATATCCAGTCCGGGGCCGAACTGATGCGCATTGGCAAACGCTCCAACGACTGGCACTACCTCCACCTCATGGATCCGCGCCAAGTGTCTGACGGCTCCAACATGCCAAACTACCCGTGGCTCATCGCCAAGGACGCCAAGACCGGAACGCTCATGTCGAAGATTAACGCGATGCGTATGCTCGGCGTGCCTTACGACATCGGCCTATCCGAAGAAGAAGTCATGGCGGAATACAATCTGCAGGCCAACGAGATCGTGGCCGACCTCGCCGAAAGCGGCGTCTTCGTGGAGCCCAACAAGCAGATCGTCGCGCTCATCGCCTACCTGCAAAAACTCGGTGCCTTCGAGGACAACACCAAGGTGCCCAAACAGGATAAACCCGACACCTCCTTGCCATTCGAATCCGTTGCCACGGCAACTCCGGCCAACCACTAA
- a CDS encoding PocR ligand-binding domain-containing protein produces the protein MKLANNLDKPQAAGDPASERSRQATALLEETQIFKDYQKAFRKATGLPLGIRPIQSYENALSGQADENEFCKLMGRTNVGCANCLKMQEQLEQEAGLEPKSLHCFAGLCDTAVPIRVGDQLIAFLQTGQILLHQPNEQEFSQTTKQILKWGSEVNLKHLQEAYFNTKVLDRGQYEAMIALLSTFAEHLATISNSIAVEESDADPMLVANAKKYIQDRYQEQLSLDDAAKAVNASTRHFCKVFKQATGITFTDYLARVRVEKAKTMLTNLNLRVSEIAFEVGFDSISQFNRSFKRVAGHTPTEYRRLKARAG, from the coding sequence ATGAAACTCGCTAATAACCTCGATAAGCCCCAGGCCGCCGGAGACCCTGCTTCTGAGCGCTCGCGCCAGGCTACGGCTCTGCTCGAGGAGACGCAGATCTTCAAGGATTACCAGAAAGCATTCCGCAAAGCCACGGGCTTGCCGCTGGGCATTCGGCCGATTCAGTCCTACGAAAACGCCCTTTCCGGGCAGGCCGACGAAAATGAATTTTGCAAGCTGATGGGCCGCACCAACGTCGGCTGCGCCAATTGCCTGAAGATGCAGGAGCAGCTGGAGCAAGAGGCCGGCCTCGAGCCCAAGAGCCTGCATTGCTTTGCCGGGTTGTGCGATACGGCGGTGCCCATTCGCGTGGGTGACCAACTGATCGCCTTTTTGCAGACGGGTCAAATCCTCCTCCACCAGCCCAATGAGCAGGAGTTTTCGCAGACCACGAAGCAGATTTTAAAGTGGGGCAGCGAGGTCAATCTCAAGCACTTGCAGGAGGCCTACTTCAACACCAAGGTCCTCGACCGCGGGCAATACGAGGCGATGATCGCGCTGCTGTCGACCTTTGCCGAACACTTGGCGACGATCAGTAACAGCATCGCCGTGGAGGAAAGCGACGCCGACCCAATGCTGGTGGCCAATGCCAAAAAATACATCCAGGACCGTTACCAGGAGCAACTTTCGCTCGACGACGCCGCGAAAGCCGTCAACGCCAGCACGCGCCACTTTTGCAAAGTCTTCAAGCAGGCGACGGGTATCACCTTCACGGATTATCTGGCCCGCGTTCGGGTGGAGAAAGCCAAGACCATGCTCACCAACCTCAATCTGCGCGTCAGCGAGATCGCCTTCGAAGTCGGCTTTGACTCCATCTCGCAATTCAACCGCAGCTTTAAGCGCGTCGCTGGCCACACCCCTACCGAATACCGTCGTCTCAAAGCGCGGGCAGGGTAG
- a CDS encoding cbb3-type cytochrome c oxidase N-terminal domain-containing protein has protein sequence MSDVKPEDLPEGVILKDHTYDGIQEYDQRLPRWWLLTLYGAIIFAGGYFMFSQYYSGSQSNQERVESEMKKIDAIRLANSIDVTNNEMFWDMSKNPSFVLAGEKTFQSTCSPCHGANLQGGIGFNLVDGEWVHGAAPSSIYNTIYNGVPDKGMQAWGTMLGQKRIAEVVAYVLSKNDEATLRAAAESEGS, from the coding sequence ATGAGCGACGTAAAACCAGAAGACCTGCCCGAAGGCGTCATCCTCAAAGACCACACCTACGACGGCATTCAGGAATATGACCAACGCCTGCCGCGCTGGTGGCTGCTCACGCTGTATGGCGCCATCATCTTTGCCGGCGGTTACTTCATGTTCAGCCAGTATTACTCTGGATCGCAAAGTAACCAGGAGCGCGTCGAGTCCGAGATGAAGAAGATCGACGCCATTCGCCTGGCCAACTCCATTGACGTGACCAACAACGAAATGTTCTGGGACATGAGCAAGAACCCGTCCTTCGTGCTAGCGGGCGAGAAGACCTTCCAGTCCACCTGCAGTCCCTGCCATGGGGCCAACCTGCAAGGCGGCATCGGCTTCAACCTCGTCGATGGCGAGTGGGTGCATGGCGCTGCGCCGTCCTCCATCTACAACACCATCTACAATGGCGTGCCGGATAAAGGCATGCAGGCCTGGGGCACGATGTTGGGCCAAAAGCGGATCGCCGAAGTCGTCGCCTACGTCCTGAGCAAGAACGACGAAGCAACACTCCGCGCCGCCGCAGAAAGCGAGGGCTCTTAA
- the ccoG gene encoding cytochrome c oxidase accessory protein CcoG yields the protein MSAPASNKKPIRESVTTINDDGSRFFLHPADVSGKFTLLRRVTAVLLILVYIALPWIPINGYPAVFLDVAQRRFHLFGLTFAAQDMWMAFFFITGLGFSLYVVTALFGRLWCGWACPQTVFLEHVYRRIERLIEGDHTKRKQLDRKDWDAHKATLRVIKHGLFIIVSLIIAHIFLSYFVSMRNLYGMMTHSPLEHWSAFLFIIITTTIIYFNFSWFREQLCLVICPYGRLQSALIDDDSIVIGYDEIRGEPRGPAKKTDIGDCIDCRRCVQVCPTGIDIRQGLQIECIGCSNCIDACDAIMDKLGRDRGLVRYDSLNGLAGKKKRIIRPRLFLYGALMLLGLAAMTFSATKLTSANMNVVRMTGSPYFITETGLRNQYMVRIINKDDAEKNFTIHAEAAGQTVTFVGTDEPITVESMGELVQPVVVSITKEDYTGKFPVSIELIDPDGKTIISRETEFVGPDPKLFKQHESGE from the coding sequence GTGAGCGCCCCCGCCAGCAACAAGAAGCCGATCCGGGAATCCGTTACGACGATCAACGATGACGGATCGCGCTTCTTCTTGCACCCGGCGGACGTCAGCGGTAAGTTTACTTTGCTTCGCAGAGTAACCGCAGTGCTGCTGATCCTGGTTTACATCGCGCTGCCATGGATTCCCATCAATGGCTACCCGGCGGTGTTCCTCGATGTCGCCCAGCGGCGCTTCCACCTATTCGGCCTCACCTTCGCCGCTCAGGACATGTGGATGGCGTTCTTTTTCATCACAGGCTTGGGCTTTTCGCTGTATGTCGTCACCGCGCTGTTCGGGCGCCTCTGGTGCGGCTGGGCCTGCCCGCAGACAGTGTTCCTGGAGCACGTTTACCGCCGCATCGAGCGGCTGATTGAGGGCGACCATACCAAGCGCAAACAGCTCGACCGCAAAGACTGGGATGCGCACAAGGCGACGCTGCGCGTCATCAAGCACGGGCTGTTCATTATCGTGTCGCTGATCATTGCGCACATCTTCCTCTCCTACTTTGTCTCGATGCGCAACCTCTATGGAATGATGACGCACAGCCCGTTGGAGCACTGGAGTGCGTTCCTGTTTATAATTATCACGACAACGATCATCTACTTTAACTTCTCGTGGTTTCGCGAACAACTCTGCCTCGTCATCTGCCCGTATGGTCGGCTACAATCCGCACTCATCGACGACGACTCCATCGTCATCGGCTACGATGAAATCCGCGGCGAACCGCGAGGCCCCGCCAAAAAGACCGACATTGGCGACTGCATTGACTGCCGCCGCTGCGTGCAAGTTTGCCCCACGGGCATCGACATCCGCCAAGGCCTGCAGATCGAGTGCATCGGCTGCTCGAACTGCATTGACGCGTGTGACGCCATCATGGACAAGCTCGGTCGAGACCGTGGCCTGGTTCGCTACGACTCGCTCAACGGACTGGCCGGTAAAAAGAAGCGCATTATCCGCCCGCGCCTCTTTCTCTACGGTGCGCTCATGCTGCTGGGTCTAGCCGCAATGACTTTCTCCGCGACAAAGCTCACGAGCGCAAACATGAACGTGGTCCGCATGACTGGCTCGCCTTACTTCATAACGGAGACCGGCCTTCGCAACCAATACATGGTCCGCATCATAAACAAAGACGACGCGGAGAAAAACTTTACCATCCACGCTGAGGCCGCCGGACAAACGGTGACATTTGTTGGCACGGATGAACCCATCACCGTCGAGTCTATGGGCGAACTGGTGCAGCCTGTCGTCGTCTCCATCACCAAGGAAGACTACACCGGCAAGTTCCCCGTGAGCATCGAGCTGATCGACCCCGACGGCAAAACGATCATCTCCCGCGAAACAGAATTCGTCGGCCCCGATCCCAAGCTCTTCAAGCAACATGAATCAGGAGAATAA
- a CDS encoding LysE family translocator, whose product MNVTDSVFLLVVMLVLAAVPSASVALVVVRSATHGFAHGAAVALGIVLADVLFALLAILGMTVIAETMGSLFAIVKILGGGYLIWVGVSLLRAPKPKPISASGSAAAASWMASLAAGFVLTLGDLKAILFYASLFPAFVNMQSLAPVDIGLILIVTVLAVGGVKLIYAYAARRIVGKLSGRVNSALPRRLAGCAMIGSGAYLVSKS is encoded by the coding sequence ATGAACGTTACGGACTCAGTTTTTCTCTTGGTGGTGATGCTTGTTTTGGCGGCTGTGCCGAGCGCGAGTGTCGCCTTGGTCGTTGTGCGCTCAGCCACACACGGGTTTGCGCATGGTGCTGCCGTGGCCTTGGGCATCGTGTTGGCTGATGTCCTTTTTGCGCTGCTCGCGATCCTGGGGATGACGGTCATTGCCGAGACGATGGGCTCGCTATTTGCAATCGTGAAAATCCTGGGCGGCGGGTATTTAATCTGGGTCGGCGTGAGCCTGCTGCGCGCCCCCAAGCCCAAGCCGATTAGCGCGTCGGGCAGCGCTGCTGCCGCCTCATGGATGGCTAGTTTAGCTGCGGGCTTCGTGCTCACCCTGGGCGACCTGAAGGCGATCCTGTTCTACGCCAGCTTGTTCCCAGCCTTCGTCAACATGCAGTCGCTGGCACCGGTGGATATCGGGCTGATCCTGATTGTCACCGTGCTCGCCGTAGGCGGCGTCAAACTGATCTACGCCTATGCCGCCCGTCGTATTGTGGGCAAGTTATCCGGCCGGGTAAACAGCGCGTTGCCCCGCCGTCTGGCAGGCTGCGCCATGATCGGCTCGGGCGCTTATTTGGTTTCGAAAAGCTGA